Proteins encoded by one window of Fusobacterium sp. DD2:
- a CDS encoding DUF1904 domain-containing protein, with protein MPHLKIRGMAKEPIIKNSKELIDGLTEIVKCDRTWFTIEHIDTEYIFDGKIVDGYTFVELFWFERTPEVKKQVAEFITKFIKKINGNKDCCVIFFPMKGENYCDNGEFF; from the coding sequence ATGCCACATTTAAAAATCAGAGGAATGGCTAAAGAGCCAATTATAAAAAACAGCAAGGAGTTAATAGATGGACTTACTGAAATAGTAAAGTGCGATAGAACATGGTTTACTATTGAACATATTGACACTGAATACATCTTTGATGGTAAAATTGTCGATGGTTATACATTTGTAGAACTGTTTTGGTTTGAACGTACTCCAGAGGTTAAAAAACAGGTAGCTGAATTTATTACTAAATTTATTAAAAAAATCAATGGAAATAAAGACTGCTGTGTAATTTTCTTCCCAATGAAAGGCGAAAATTACTGTGATAATGGAGAATTTTTCTAA
- a CDS encoding M16 family metallopeptidase, which translates to MKIFKRLLLLVIFTIISIFSYSKPFEDSPKLISGKLDNGLEYYIYPNAKPEHNATLNLVVKTGSLMEENKEQGIAHFMEHMAFNGTTKYKKNDMIKYLQSIGLKFGGDLNAYTTFDKTVYKLQVPTGEKELEDGIEVLREWASEATLVPEEIDSEKKVIIEEWRLTQGLSQRLGDVQKKALFEGSRYYHRFPIGLPKIILGADHDLLNGFYKKWYQPQNMAVIAVGDFDGKTVENLIKKYFTYEGDKNAGVPQSYPLNKLKNKYITFSDPELRFNTFYITKILDRDVVTDKNSLRKYIIDELVVDILNSRLNNLTKEENSVFLTSFIGKYPMTKDKDIFDTVAIIKNDRIPEGINLLNLFLRSASINGFTETELNLEKDNLYNSMKSFVANKDSIDHNTYAEELVRHVMYGESFIEMDKELALYSELLNTIKLSDLNSRIREMFDENSLYMLTTSTEQGTVTKTKIKDIIRESDKIKDVPDFSLNPATLEPIKLTPGKIVENDGENYVLSNGMEVYTKATDFDKDKIIIKLFKKEGSSVDNYTHYINSIVASGIIEGSGPANLKPRDLEAFMKGKNFGVASYISDYEQGINIGTDRENLINALEYMSYLIYSPKVDSTIFNNTIEELKENIKTRQNSPRTVYGDEIRKLYSGDNKRRRPLSNEDINLLDKKIILDEFKDKFGDFSGYKLIIVGSIKDMDIPKLLEKYFASLPNNGKISTPKPLDINVPTGLVSKSVVKGVDKKATTTIIFPYSSTYGYKEKTLYTGFSQILDMELIEKIREKIGGVYSIISYTSLSPNNYGEDKLIIYYSCDVNRINEIKKAVIQTLSDLLYTEMDQAKIDSVVKNYKISYDIQAKENVFWLDQLYQTNTISQYKLPTPEEFKELMTKDNLWEYNRKAINLKNYIDVTLIPEKDSL; encoded by the coding sequence ATGAAAATTTTTAAAAGGCTTCTGTTACTGGTTATTTTTACAATTATCTCTATATTTTCATACTCTAAACCTTTTGAAGACAGTCCTAAGCTGATTTCTGGAAAGCTGGATAATGGTCTAGAGTACTATATATATCCAAATGCTAAACCTGAACATAATGCAACATTAAATCTTGTAGTTAAAACAGGTTCTTTAATGGAGGAAAATAAAGAACAGGGAATAGCACACTTTATGGAGCACATGGCTTTTAATGGCACTACAAAGTATAAGAAAAATGATATGATTAAATATCTTCAGTCTATTGGTCTGAAATTTGGAGGAGACCTTAATGCTTATACAACATTTGATAAAACAGTGTATAAACTTCAAGTCCCTACAGGAGAAAAAGAGCTTGAAGATGGTATTGAAGTATTGAGAGAATGGGCAAGTGAAGCTACTTTAGTCCCAGAAGAAATAGATAGTGAAAAGAAAGTTATAATAGAGGAGTGGAGACTTACTCAGGGACTTTCTCAACGTCTTGGAGATGTTCAAAAGAAAGCTCTCTTTGAAGGCTCAAGATACTACCACCGTTTCCCTATTGGACTTCCTAAAATAATTTTAGGAGCTGACCATGACCTTCTAAATGGATTTTATAAAAAATGGTATCAACCTCAAAATATGGCAGTTATAGCTGTTGGTGATTTTGATGGTAAAACTGTTGAAAATCTTATAAAAAAATATTTTACCTATGAAGGGGATAAAAATGCAGGTGTACCTCAAAGCTATCCTCTGAATAAACTGAAAAATAAATATATAACTTTTTCAGATCCTGAGCTTAGATTTAATACCTTTTACATCACAAAAATTCTTGATAGAGATGTAGTTACTGATAAAAACTCTCTAAGAAAGTATATAATAGATGAACTTGTTGTAGATATTTTAAATTCAAGACTTAACAATCTGACTAAAGAGGAGAATTCAGTATTTCTTACATCATTTATTGGAAAATATCCAATGACTAAAGATAAAGATATTTTTGACACTGTTGCAATAATAAAAAATGATAGAATCCCAGAAGGAATCAATCTTCTGAATCTATTTTTAAGATCTGCATCTATCAATGGATTTACTGAAACTGAGCTTAATCTTGAAAAGGATAACCTCTATAACAGTATGAAGAGTTTTGTGGCAAATAAAGACAGCATTGATCACAATACCTATGCTGAAGAGCTTGTACGACATGTTATGTATGGAGAGTCTTTTATTGAGATGGATAAGGAGTTAGCACTTTATTCAGAACTTTTAAATACAATCAAACTATCTGATCTTAATTCCAGAATAAGAGAGATGTTTGATGAAAATTCACTCTACATGCTAACTACAAGTACAGAACAGGGAACTGTAACAAAAACTAAAATTAAAGATATAATAAGAGAATCTGATAAAATCAAAGATGTTCCTGATTTTTCATTAAATCCTGCCACACTGGAACCTATAAAACTGACTCCAGGTAAAATTGTAGAAAATGATGGAGAAAACTATGTTCTTTCAAATGGAATGGAAGTATATACAAAAGCAACTGATTTTGATAAAGATAAAATAATTATAAAACTCTTTAAAAAAGAGGGAAGCTCTGTAGATAACTATACCCACTATATAAACTCCATAGTAGCATCTGGAATTATTGAAGGGTCAGGTCCTGCAAATCTTAAACCTAGAGATTTAGAAGCATTTATGAAAGGAAAAAACTTTGGTGTAGCTTCATATATCAGTGATTATGAACAGGGAATCAATATTGGAACAGATAGAGAAAATCTTATTAATGCACTTGAATATATGAGTTACCTGATATATTCACCAAAGGTTGATTCAACTATCTTCAATAATACTATAGAGGAACTCAAGGAGAATATAAAAACAAGACAAAACTCTCCTAGAACTGTATATGGTGATGAGATAAGAAAGCTGTACAGTGGAGATAATAAACGTAGAAGACCTCTATCTAATGAGGATATAAATCTACTGGACAAGAAAATTATATTAGATGAATTTAAGGATAAATTTGGAGATTTCTCAGGTTATAAACTTATAATTGTAGGTTCTATAAAAGATATGGATATTCCTAAACTACTGGAAAAATACTTTGCATCTCTTCCAAATAATGGTAAAATATCTACTCCTAAACCACTTGATATAAACGTACCAACAGGACTAGTAAGTAAGAGTGTAGTTAAAGGAGTAGATAAAAAAGCTACTACTACCATTATTTTCCCATATAGTTCAACTTATGGTTATAAGGAAAAAACACTTTATACTGGATTTTCTCAAATTCTTGATATGGAGCTTATTGAAAAAATAAGAGAAAAAATAGGAGGGGTATACTCTATTATCTCTTATACTTCACTTTCTCCAAACAACTATGGAGAGGACAAACTTATAATCTACTATAGCTGTGATGTAAATAGGATAAATGAGATTAAAAAAGCTGTAATTCAGACATTGTCAGATTTGTTATACACTGAGATGGATCAGGCTAAAATTGACAGTGTTGTTAAAAATTATAAAATTTCATATGATATTCAGGCTAAGGAAAATGTGTTCTGGCTGGATCAACTTTATCAGACAAATACAATTTCTCAATACAAACTTCCAACTCCAGAAGAATTTAAAGAGCTTATGACTAAAGATAACCTTTGGGAATATAATCGTAAGGCAATTAACTTGAAAAACTATATAGATGTTACTCTAATTCCTGAAAAGGATTCATTATAA
- a CDS encoding alpha/beta hydrolase, protein MSFRVVLIHGFYGSYRDMEPLKENLETLGYKVENLNFPLTFPDIKCSENMLKQFLLDLKYGGHPEKEEIVLIGYGLGGKLIEGALADRAVKGIVDKIILISAPTKDSVIHRRLSRVFPLLDRIFKPLAVFKNKKHFKLDKNIEVGIIIGTEPCGIFKRWLGEYSDGVVNIKECSYQKAKDTLLLPLVHDEIHKKMGTAKYINNFISKGGFRIK, encoded by the coding sequence ATGAGCTTTAGAGTTGTGTTAATTCATGGGTTTTATGGAAGTTACAGGGATATGGAACCTTTAAAAGAAAATCTGGAAACATTGGGATATAAGGTTGAAAACCTGAATTTTCCTCTGACTTTTCCTGATATAAAATGCTCTGAGAATATGCTTAAGCAGTTCTTATTAGATCTTAAATATGGCGGACATCCAGAAAAAGAGGAGATAGTTCTCATAGGATATGGTTTAGGTGGTAAACTTATAGAAGGTGCTTTAGCAGATAGAGCAGTAAAAGGTATAGTAGATAAAATAATACTTATTTCAGCACCTACAAAGGATTCAGTAATTCACAGAAGGCTTAGCAGAGTTTTTCCATTATTAGACAGGATATTTAAACCTTTAGCTGTATTTAAAAATAAGAAGCATTTTAAACTTGATAAAAATATAGAGGTTGGAATAATAATAGGAACAGAACCATGTGGAATATTTAAAAGATGGCTTGGAGAGTATAGTGATGGAGTGGTAAATATAAAAGAGTGTTCATACCAAAAAGCTAAAGATACTCTTTTACTTCCATTGGTTCATGATGAGATACATAAAAAAATGGGAACAGCAAAGTATATAAATAACTTTATTTCAAAAGGTGGATTTAGAATAAAATAG